The proteins below are encoded in one region of Elusimicrobiaceae bacterium:
- a CDS encoding 4Fe-4S binding protein: MPDKKAYIDEKLCDGSPFCAVRRACPAGAVTQKNGVLGGTAVVDPAKCIGCGKCAAVCPHKAVRLN, from the coding sequence ATGCCGGATAAAAAAGCGTATATTGACGAAAAACTGTGCGACGGCTCGCCTTTCTGCGCCGTGCGCCGGGCCTGCCCCGCAGGAGCGGTGACCCAGAAAAACGGCGTATTGGGCGGAACCGCTGTCGTGGATCCCGCCAAATGCATCGGCTGCGGGAAATGCGCAGCAGTCTGCCCGCACAAAGCCGTGCGGCTGAACTGA